ACGAAACTCATGTAGTCGttctttttcttaatgaaatgaTACTTTCCCATAAAAAACATAGACCCTAAACCGACATCATGCATGTTCGTGCACCTCTACAAAAGGAGTGCACGTTCCTGCACTAAGGCACACGTTCGTAGAACAATGTTTCTAAATCACTCCAGGCAGTGTTTAGTTAACCCTCTTAGAAAACAATTTATATCCATTTATTCGGAGGGATTGTCATTGTACTAAATTGTGCCAGGGAGACATCCGAATTCAATCCTGAATAACCcccaaaaataaatcaaaaaagtcTTAATTTGTATGCTCACTTTACTATCTCATATATCCTTTATATTACATCCGTTTGACTTCAAAAAACAGACATAATTCAATTTCGAACAACAGCCAAATGTCTTTACAAAATGTAATCATGGTTCACCTCGATACCTAAATTATATAACCTTTTGATTTCATTGCAAATACTTAATCCAAATTCTCACTTCACTAATCCATTTGTCAATCTCCTATACAACATGCTAATTATCACAAATACATCACATGTCATGTCAGATTCACATGTAGCACGTCGGAAACTGACATCACGACAGTGCAgagtattaatttattaatgaatataCAATCAGtagaaatatataatatttacctaaatatttttttaatattcaatttaaaaaatacattagtAATAGAGTTTAGTTTCAGCAAtatgttttatgttttctcATATTGTACAtagctaaattaaatttaataaaaatataattggaaCAAAAGAGAAGGCATTATAGCCTATTTACATAAGAATTCTAAAAAGAGAGTACAAAATTGCATAAAGCATACAAAAGAGATGCATTTTTTTGCAACAGCTGTTGGTTAGTAAAAAAATGGAATTAGCCAGAGGGTGCTTCAAGATTTTAACACAAAAAGTAAGAAGCAAAGGTAAAGATTAGGTACAAGTATGCACAATTATGAGATGATCTAGCAAAGCTTTACAAGATGTAAACTTACAAGTATATGTTACGTTGATACATCCATCCTAGGACGCTTCCTGTATGGCTGCTGTTGCACCACAGGTGCAGGTGACTCCTTTCTCCTGGGGTTAGGATGGTAGTTTCCACCGTGCGGTTGAGAAACAAGGGGAGGGGCCGATGAAGAGCTTACACTGCTAGATTGTTGTCTCTCTAGCTCGGAAATGCAATGGTTTATTTTCTGAGTTAGAAGTATGGATTCGAACTTGCACTCTGCTAGGCAATCTAATATTGACTGGAGAGCAATTATTTTGCTATCTATAGCATTGGCCTGCAAGATCCAAAATGAAtaaggataaatgatagtaaTGATGGCAGTTGTACCGGTACAGGGGAAAGAAAAGCTTAGACATGCCTGTGCTTTCACCAAATCCTTTTCATTCGTGGAGATTCTGTCACATGTCAATAACTTCTCCATGTATTGTTCCAGGATGATTTCCGGTGGGAACTTGTCCATCAAACCAAATGCACAGCTAAACCTAACACTCTCAATGTACCGATTCCTTTCAATAAGACTGTGAATAACCTCTgccaaaaaaaagtataaaatcaGAAGCCTCTGTGTAAGATTAACTTCATTTCCCTAGGAGATTCAGATGGTAAGTCAAAATCAACCTTTTGCAGCAGAAAAAGGACAAAAGTAACATATTCATAAAGCAAGTGATACAAGTTACACATATCAGGATGATACCATAGTGCATAAACATTTTCAGAACCATAGGATATAAGAAGGAAAGCTGTATTCCGACAATTGATATTCCAACCAGTTACCACAAAATGCAATTGTCGGGCGACTGGGTGTACAATTACAACACTATGATATGAAAAATGCATACTAATTAATGGATCCTGATCATCTTCGCATTACCAGTTGCTGATGCTAAACAGATATAATAGCTAATGACAAACTGCAAATGCAAGTTACTTTGCCATTTTTTTTGTGTAAAGTTATACACAAGTGTTATCTCAAAAATACTAAAATCCTTGTACTTGATGCGAAAGGCTAATATAACAGTGTTCCAAGCTGTAAAACATCACAATATGAGCAGGTAAAGTTCAGATTGATTAAAGCCAGTGTTAATTTTTTATgcagaaaaataaagtttacaCTGACAGAGAAGCTACAACTATTGCAGACTACACATACTGTAATCAAGTTACTGACAGGACATCACTCTTATTGCATATTCCTCGTGTTGGTTGGAATGCACTACTTGCTGTACAAACAGATTCTATGGCATGCATACAGTTTATGGGTAAATTATTACAGAACTTACCAGGAATCTGAGCTTTGAAACCAAGGATCCGGCATATCTCAGGGGCCTGTTTACGATGAGCAACAAATGAGAGGAGTCTGAAAACGTCATCTCTCCCAAGATGAGAGACAAATCCATATATCAGCGAGAACAACAGAAAGGCCCAAACTTCCATTGAATTTTGATTGTCCAGTGTTCTATTTTCTTTCCAGGAAACTGCCAGTTCTCTAGCTTCGTTTTTCAATTGAGGACTTACTTTTGGTGAGACTTTCATCAGCTGCTCCAATAATAGAATCTGACGTTTGACGATATTTGTGCCGCCAAGTTCTGCATTTGCATTTTTCTGCTGCTGGGAATACAACTCTTGTGTCGCAACAAGAACAAATCTTGCCGGGTCTGATGACATCTTAAGGGTATCTAAAACTTTATGGGGCTCCAAATCACGACTGCCTACATCGTCCTCTAGGACTGAAGTAGAATTCCATTGGTCAGTAGTTGTGCTATACTGACAATTTGCAAATGAAGAATACAACCTATCACTGTCGCAGAAAAGTCCAGGTTGCTCAAATTTTAGGTGCCCTGAGCAGCAGAAAGAATGTGCCAATCACCAATACTATTTCTTTCATACGGATACGCATATATACAAAGAAACATCAAAATCATGtgtttgaaaaatatatagtgACATAGTCACAACAATAGCATCTATAATTCACTTATTGGAAATTAAATAATGAATGAAAGAAAGAACATACCTGGTAAATCCTCTCCTATTTCAGGTGCTTGCCTATGATGAGAAATAATGGAATTCTCTTCTGACCATCGCTTAGTCGGGTTGTTCTTAATAGATTCTTCAATCAACCCCAGTTGTTTCTCTCTCACTCCAAGTTTATCTTTGTTTTCTCCAATCGACACTTTGATTGAATCAACATCTTTTGAACTCTCCCTAATCAAATTCTCAACTCTGTTCATGGCATGCTCTTTTAAATTCTCAACCGAATCAAATTCCTTCCTTTTCAAATCAACCTCCTGACCAATTGATTCTTCAATTCCACCAAGTTTCCTTGATTTCAAGTTAAGGTCACCAGAACATTTGTCGCTGAATTCACGCAGCATTTCCAACTGTCTCTTTTTCGACTCATGTTCAGCATTACTATCACTGATCAAGTTAATCACCACATCCAACTCCTTCTGCTTCAGCACAAGTTCCTTAGAACACTCCCCAAGCTGTGAGTTAACCAACCCCAATTTCATCTCCTTTGATTCAAGCTCCACATTACATTCTTCTACACATTTCTGAACCATATGCAGATGCTTCTCTTTTGCTCTAAGCTCATTAATACACATTTGAACCTCATTTTGCACCCCTACCAATTGATCCCTTTTCATCTTAAGCATCTCATCACACCCATCAACCTCTTTACGGGccaaattcaatttattttctattgaaATAAGCTCCAAACCACACTCCTCAATCCACTCCaacttcttttcctttctttcaaGCTCGTCCAACCCTTTTTCAACCTCACCTAACTTAATCTCAACGTCTTGATCGCGTTGTTCAAGCATTCGGGTATTTTCCACTAATGTTTTCTCTTTGAAAGCAAGTTCTTGAGCCTGCTTTAGTAAATCAGCTCTGGCTAAATCAAACTGAGCCTCCAAATCTTTCCACTGAAGAGTGAACAAGAGAATGGAAGAGGCTTGTGAATGTGCTTGATCCAGTGACTTCCTAATGCTTTTTTCCCTTAGGTCAGCAAGTTTTAGAATCTCCATTGTCTTCTCCATTGAACCTAGACACACTTTACATGCAAAGATTGTATCTTTACATATCTAAACTCTTCTACCCAACTAATTTCAACTCAAAATCAATTGTTCAAAACCTAATATCATTTGCCTATATACCCAAatttacaaaaacatataaaatgcaAAAACTTCAACTTGAATAACAAAGAAATAACAAACCTTTCGTTCTTTCAGAATGTATACGAGTAAATCTTGAGCAAACCCTAGTGTTAGaaggagaaaagaaaaagaaaaatcaagaaaGATTTCTGATTTTCATGGCTGATGGACAAATTTTGAGAAATAGGGGCTAACGGTGGATTCTGACTTGGAAATTGGAATGAAATGTGGAAAAGAAGTACCATAAAGTGGTTTCTGCATGCAAGAGAATCCTGACGAATACATACAATTAGGCCTGTTCATTCGGTTGGTTTGGTTCGGTAGCCGAACCTAACAACCGAAAACCAAAAATGGttaatattccaaaatcaaATCGAatccaattttaaatttgtaccatatcaaactaaaccaaaaaaaatcgGTTCAGTTCTGTTCTATTTCATTAAACCAAAAatgtttagataaaaaaaattaaaaatgtactaataattttttatatatgctTATTAGTATATTtcatctattttaaaatatttaataatttatatattaggTATAATTAGATGGtaaataatgtaaaatttaaaaaaaaattagctttattatttttaagattaatttctcaaatttattattttgttaaaacgGTTATAATGTGCTAAAACCAATtttcttttatgaataatatgtatattaaaagtCACAAAGAGTGACAGAACACTTTCTCAAAATTTTGCACAAAAAGTGGAACATATAAGGTGACACATTAGAGGCTAGGACTAGAGAGAAGGTTAAAAGAATAAAGTCATAATCTTGAGAACATAATATGATAAGGATTCCTAAATAAATTCAaacctaaataaaaaaaaattctattacaaATCCTGAAAAGAAAGACAgtctttgaaaaataataaaagatcaGCGCCTCTTTATAtgaaattttgttttgaaaaactTTACTATTCCTGCACTTCTATAATTCTCACATcattataaatcaaaaaacaTCCCATAGCTTCCAATAAGGCCGTCTAGGAATACTCTCCTGCCATTGTGACATAAAATCCATAAAAGAATTCGGAAAAGTCCAAGTAACATCTATTTTCTGCAGAGTATCACACCAAATACTTATAGCAAATCTACAGTGGATAATAATATGGGTTTGCGTTTCCACCATCGCACACAGCCAGAACAAAATAATTCTCAACTGTGATAATAGAACGAGACACCAAAAAGTCAGAAGATGGAACTCTACTGGAAagcaaaccaaataaaaaatttaacaagaGGAGGTGCTAACGACTTCCAAATCCGATTGAATGGAGGGATAATCAGCTCCCCTAGCCCATCACGTTTGTCACCGCCCGATTTCCAACCAAAaatcgagtcgagaccggcgctaggtaaTAAAAATGGTTGTTCTGAAACTCGTAGTTAGCCTAGAAAACACAATATTTTTTTTGCGTTTTGAACACATAAAAAGATCTCAACCTCTTTCCATAAGTACTTTGAaaacttttatttgaaaatataattaaaacattgGGATCGCATTTTTAGAATCAGGGTAGTACGTGTACACTCATATACCATATAATAACCTTCTTCGAATACAATGCCAACAGTCTAAAACCGGTTAACATAATATATTATCGGTTAAACATTTTGCACAAACATATAGCTTTAATACAAATCTAGTTTTACTTTATAAACAttggcaaaagccctttttgtACAAACACGTAGCATTTCCAAAACATAGATACTAAatagtagtttcatatcagagtaaaacgtttaaaaataaactaatgtGCGATAGACATCACTACTCTACAACTCTAGAGTGACCTTATTTAAATACGACTTCCGAAAAAAAATAACTGGAAGCCTTGTCACGTCAAAACTTTATTTAcctgtaaaaataaatatcagCAGGGGTCAATATTGAGTGCAACAAAAATcacatatagaaaaaaaaattgtgcagCCAGACAACCGATCCAGATAAAACCCTAGGTATGAATTCACTAGTGGTTAATCTATGATTTTTAACCATAATGCAGTGCATTATTATTTGATACAGAACTTACACCGTAAACTGAATCACTGTCATCTAATTCTGTATTTGAGTAGCTGGACCGTAACCATGTTACTTCCGTCACAAGAATACATGTGACCGTAATTGTGTTATAGCCGTCTTAGGATTACCCGTTAAGTCAGGGCCGTCAACATTTCCAATTGCCAATGACTTAACAAAACATGCTTATGTTATTAGTATGTATAACTTAGTTAAGTTGTCgatactagtgatcacacagtcaTATTGTTCCCCAATAGATAGCATGTTTCAATGGATCTATAtcggtttcaaatcgactctatgcaatgtgattcaaataaaattttgagtATAAACATTTTgacatcaatattcaaaagtaaaaatgcAAACTCATTAAATCATTATCCCCAAAACAAAACTTGAACACCCTCTACCCAACAGGTTTAATAGCTCGATGACTCGTCGGATATAGTTAGAATTCAATTGTTAAAACACAATTCAAATAagaattttaactttaaaataaactttatcGACAATATTAGACATATAATGTATCGCCTATCCTGACTCACGGTATAAACTTGTAGTCCTCTTgttattaatcactttgattaatatagAGCTTTATTAAAACAActtattgttttaataaaccgaGTATCTTTATATGTATAACTCCTTTTTCGATTTTTGAACGTCGTAGTTTATGTTTTGAAGTCCGATTGAATAAATATCAAacataacgtttaaaattgtCTGAACCCCGTCAAACCAGAACTCCCCGTGCGAATGCACATCAAAACTGTGCGCCCGCAAAGTCTGGATGTGCGCCATCCATGAGAACCTTGTTCTCGGGCTTACCGACATGCTTCCAATCCTAATTTCTCACTCCGAACACTAATTCACATATTAAACAACTTAATTCCGCAATCGGAACGTAAAATCGATTAGAATTCGATCAATTCGATACGATAACCGTTATAACTCTTAATATAATCCAAATTCTACAAAACTGAATTTAAATAAACAGTTATTACCTCGATTATTAGTGGATTACCGAAGAcatttgagttagaaacgagaatcAGATCGCGAATATACAAACCCTAACTCACGTAATGAAGCAATGAAGAACCGAGAGCAAACTTAGGTTTCTATGACCTAATTTATTAATTCATTAGGTTTAAATATGGTTTGGTCAATTGACAAGCTAGTCCCTGGTGACTTACGCGTCattttaacccaaattcttaaatatacGTCTGTATTATGAACTAAAACTAACTCataatttcatgaaattttacccaagaatttcataaaatataaagcaaatAAAAATGTACTTTTTATTCTCACaagacttatattttatttttaataaattatttaagatttattGGGTCTAAGTTAGTTCCACTTAATATAAAATCTACGTCcaaatcttataaaattttaactgtatcttcttaaatatattttataaatattgacCTAAAAATATTCACTCgggacttttaaattattttattttcatttataagcATTTTTTAATTCCCAATTATTAAAACTTGaatatccaaatttaaattttaacttctataactattatatatttttaaagatacttataaattaaatttatctttaaatttaatttacgttctcccggtcctatTGAATATTCCCCGCATGGAATAACTTTGTCCTTTAAATTTATAGGATGTTACAAGTTGTTTCTCAAATTACGCAAATTCATGCCATGCAACTCGTCACCACCGTGCAGCTCGTCACGATCAAACCCAAGCAGCTCATACCGTCCAACACTATTCTTGCCATGTTAACCTTCACGTCTAACATCATGTATATCTTCTCCaccattttttttcatcatcTCTAACACCATTCATACCATATTGTGAGCAGAGCgaggttcgggggccgctcgtccagacttatggctgacttcggaTCTAGAAAGGtttaaaaaatggagtcgccacctagctcAGCTagaaaattacttttttacCGACTAGATAATCTCACTCGCTTATGTGTGAGATTATCGTACATCGAACCAAAAGACCGGGTTAGATGGACATTGCCGAAACTGTTGTACTTGACTTATTGATTACGTTTTATTTACTGGGCATATCCGGTTATTTCTCATCTCGATATTTATGTAGTTCATATGATAGTGTATTGGAAAGTAAACATATATGACGCGATTAAGGAAAGCAATATATCATGTGAGATatgcatatgactcgatctggactagcATATGTGTTGGGTTTTcgaggttcataacgcagcgaaatttcaaaaatttatcaaaagcacaaaacaagatccatgtaatttaAAGAGGCATACATAGTTGTATAAATAAAACTTACTCGAATGTCGAATTCAAACAGcaatgtataaataaaaattactcgAATGTCGAATCCGCATATCATAACCCACGAGCTGAGTGTGGCAGAAGGGGAAAACCCCGTGAgacaaaagaagagaaaattctccaaagaaaaataaaaaataatagctGACGAAGTCGAGAAACTAAAAAAGGTCGGGTTCATCAGAGAGGTACACTACCTTGAATGGGTGGACAACGTGGTgataatgaaaaaagaaaacggTAGAACAGGTCTAAACATGTTCATTGGTTACTTAGGCTACTGTTATCACCCTTTGTTTACGGAATGCTTTTGACATGCATGTGCGTGGATTACACCGACCTGAACAAGCCCTGTCCAAAAAATAGTTACCCTCTACCTGACATAGACCAGTTGGTTGATTCTATCGTAGGATATGCAATGTATAACTTGGCGGACACTGCCCAAGGCTATAACCAGATGCCAATGATGCAAGAGAATCAAGATAAAACATCTTTCATCACAGAAGGGGGGATATACTGCTATACAACGATTCCCTTCGGACTAAAGAAAACGGGAGCAACTTATCAAAGACTGATGAACTTCAtgttcaaagataaaatcaGAAAGCGAGTCCAAGTATACGTGCATGATctaatcatcaagagcgagaaggCTGAAAATCACGCAAAAGATTTGGAAGAAACGTTCAAAATTCAGAATAAATTCAGAATGAAGCTGAATCCGGATAAGTGCGCATTCGGAGTACAAGGAGGAAAATTCTTGGAAATTACGATATCCCAAAGATGAATAGAGGCAAACCCTGAAAAGATCAAAGCAATAATGGATATGAAACCGCCTAAGAACATAAACGAAATCCAAAAGCTCAATGGGCGAATCACTGCCCTCGGATATTTATGTCTTGCTCGGCCAAAAGACGCCTACCATTCTTCAAAGCTCTTAAAGTCTCACAGTAGTTCAACTGGAACGAGGAATGCCAAGAAGCGTTTGAGGAGCTAAAAAATTGTTTAACTTCGCCACCAGTTTTAAGTTGACCACTGAAAGGAGAAACACTCTACTTGTACATTTGCGCAAGAAAGGAAACGATAGGAACAATGCTGGTAAGGGTAGAAGAAGGAGAGTTGAAGCCAATTTAATACATCAGCCAGGTGTTGAAAGAAGCCGAAACAAGATATTCATAGATGAAAAAAGGCATTGGCCGTCGTAACAATGGCGAAAAAACTGAAATACTACTTCTAGAGTTACAATGTGATAATGAAGGCGAACCAACCCCTGC
This window of the Mercurialis annua linkage group LG5, ddMerAnnu1.2, whole genome shotgun sequence genome carries:
- the LOC126680254 gene encoding FRIGIDA-like protein 3, with amino-acid sequence MEKTMEILKLADLREKSIRKSLDQAHSQASSILLFTLQWKDLEAQFDLARADLLKQAQELAFKEKTLVENTRMLEQRDQDVEIKLGEVEKGLDELERKEKKLEWIEECGLELISIENKLNLARKEVDGCDEMLKMKRDQLVGVQNEVQMCINELRAKEKHLHMVQKCVEECNVELESKEMKLGLVNSQLGECSKELVLKQKELDVVINLISDSNAEHESKKRQLEMLREFSDKCSGDLNLKSRKLGGIEESIGQEVDLKRKEFDSVENLKEHAMNRVENLIRESSKDVDSIKVSIGENKDKLGVREKQLGLIEESIKNNPTKRWSEENSIISHHRQAPEIGEDLPGHLKFEQPGLFCDSDRLYSSFANCQYSTTTDQWNSTSVLEDDVGSRDLEPHKVLDTLKMSSDPARFVLVATQELYSQQQKNANAELGGTNIVKRQILLLEQLMKVSPKVSPQLKNEARELAVSWKENRTLDNQNSMEVWAFLLFSLIYGFVSHLGRDDVFRLLSFVAHRKQAPEICRILGFKAQIPEVIHSLIERNRYIESVRFSCAFGLMDKFPPEIILEQYMEKLLTCDRISTNEKDLVKAQACLSFSFPCTGTTAIITIIYPYSFWILQANAIDSKIIALQSILDCLAECKFESILLTQKINHCISELERQQSSSVSSSSAPPLVSQPHGGNYHPNPRRKESPAPVVQQQPYRKRPRMDVST